Within Syngnathus scovelli strain Florida chromosome 22, RoL_Ssco_1.2, whole genome shotgun sequence, the genomic segment AACTTTATATAGATAGGTGCTGTTTGAATGATGATGTAATCAAAGAGAGGTCTGATAGCTGGATCTTACGCAAATGGCAGCTGAGTTCTATCAATAACATTTACTTTGTCTCTTTTGGAGTCTAAACGTTACATCATCACCTACATCGTATTTTTAAACATAAAAGGCAGTGGAAGGCAAACTAGTTCTCGGAGGCCATGCAGATGAGGTTAAACATAAATGTCACTTAATGTAAAACACGGAAACAGGTTTTGGAAAAATTGCAATTTGTAATTCATTTTATTATAACAAATcaagaaaataatttaataaaaattGTGAACTTTAAATACTATTTAGCGTATCTATTATACGAATAGCTTTATTTGAAGCCATTCtagataatatttaaaaatgaatatgAATACAGAGGGATACTTAAAATGTCCCGTCTCTAAACAGCACCTCTGTGTGGCCCGTTTTATCTACTACACCTACAGCTAATCAAGGTGGGACTGAGGTTTACAAAAGATGAAACTTGCTTTAAATTGTCCCGCGTGTGCATTGTTCACGATTAATACTGTGTTAAGAAGTCAAATGGTTTCCCCGGCTGGTGGAGCCCACATATGTGTCCTTTAAGGTCGGTCACACGGGGCCTTTGTGTGCAAAATGGCCCACAGCGTAAGTCTGATGTGAGGGAGATGCGGGCTTTAACACCTGCACCGCGGAGGACGCAGCACTTTTCATGTTAATGAGCCGTCCCCTCTCCACTTCCACACCTTTTGCCGCTCCCCGACCACTCAGAGCACACGCATCCCGCCCGCGGATACCTCCACAGGGGCTTCCGAGCGGTTACAGCACCGGTCATGATCTGGAGGCGAATTGTGGCTTTCTGCGTTCTGCTCCATTTCGGGGCCGAAGCGCGCACTCGCACGCGGAGGGGCGCCGCTACCTCCGCGGGTGCCTCGAGGGCTCCCAGGGGTCCTGCCTTCGAGTCTTGCCGAGTCAGCCTGACCCCAGCCGAGCATCGAGTTCTGGACGACAACACTCACGAGGTGAGGTGTTACTTATACATGTTCTTTTTCACGAATGAGATCAAAGTCCATAGTCTCCTATTATTGAAAAGCAGCGGTTCTCAAGCTAAGGGTCGTGGTCTATTTTGTGGTCTTCTGATGGTTTTCATTGTGggtcgagtaaaattgtgtaaaTTTACCTTATTTAATCAATAACCTTGAAATTAATCAGTTTTATGCTTGAAATAAACAAGGTTTTCCCCTTATAGGTACTTTATATGCGCAGGCTCATATCAATAAATGGGAATATTGTTATTGGTCAACCTTAATTAGAAATTAGAAAATTACGTAAATTAATTGAAAATGGAAACTACTTCTCAGACTTTCAAGTCCTACCAAATTCCAGTCATAAAAATCATTTTGATCTTCTGTTGTGTATGTTATGCCATTTTAAAAAAGGTTCACTGTAGATGTATGTGGCCTGCGGTTGTTTCTACATATGCTTTACGAAGGAAGTTGGGTCATACTGTATACAAGTCTTAGTTTTTGAATACACAATTGAATTAAAATTTCCCATGAGATTGTAATTTATTGACATACAATATACATCAATAGATAATGAAATCATCATTCATTATGGTACAATACATGCTttgctcattttatttttgttgctgtTTCATCCCAAACTTTTCTTGTATTTAATTAATAACTTTTATGCATTTGCAATAATTATGATATACAAAGTAAAGGAATGCCAATACAGTGAAATAGGTTTTAAATGCAGTTAGACAGCTAATTTGGTGTGGTTTTGCTTTCAGACAGGCTTTAATGGCGACGACGGCTCCTATGTGATTCTCACGTGGGTCGGTGATGGTACTGGGGTGAGTGTTGCAACAAAACATCACTACTATACAATTACATAGACAACAGTATCATAAGCACAGTTGCATCTTTCTAGGTCATtttggtgttgtccacaatcAGCGCTCCCATAGACACGTTCCTCGAGGGTGGCTCCTCGCGTCTTTACCGAAGGTGAGTTGCAAATAATATGCCATGCTAATGCATTACTGTCCAATCCTATCTTCCTTTCCAGTACGGATTACGGCAAGTCCTTCCACGACATCTCGCAGAACATCAACCATACGTTCATCAAAGAAGAGTTTGGAGTCAGCGTTGGACCAGGGGGTTCTGTGAGTTTTCTTTTAGTCacattcacacacgcacactgtcATATATCGAACTCATGGTGCCTGCACATAAGACATGTGAGTGTACCACTACACCATCAGCCGTCCCGGAAGTTCTGTGAGTTGAAAGTCATGTGCTAACTGCTGAATGCTAGTAGATGCTGGCATGTTAGTAGTGGCAATGTTCCTCCAAAGAAAATGGTATTTGTTGTTTTCAGATTATATTAGGACAACTACAACTGTCACTATTGAATATTAAATTATTTGATCAATTATTCCATTGATTAATTGAATAAGCAAATATAATTTTACTTGCATTAAAGTACGTTTGAAAACATTTTGCTCCGATTACTGTTTagattatttttctttatttgatattttttagtgatttaaaaaaaagcaatatcaTACAAGAAAAAGTGatggtcattgttttccaaagtgaaAGCAGATGTTTGCCAATTTCTTCTTGTGAGTAAACACAAAAGATAAACAAGTCTCTGTTCTTGAAGTACTAGATAAATTAAAGTATTATCACTTTTGAGAATCTGAAATCAGAACATTTGGACAATCTTTAGTATATCTCTAAACAATAAATTGATTAATTAAGGTACAAGGCGATTCATTTGGTAATTGACTTCTTGTCGATTAGTCAATTTCGAAATACTTTGGTTGGTCTTCTTTGCGATTTTGTTGGTTAGCATGGTTCTTTGGCCCAGAGCCCCATTTCAGCCGCACAAAAATGGCTCTCAGCCTGCCAATTTTAATTAAGTGCTATCAAGTGCTTCACAACTCTGTCTTCAAAGCTCCCATTCCCATAACTGTATGTATGACTGAAACAGGTGATATTAACCGCTGACACACCCGTGGTGGACCATCCGGGCGGCATCATTTTCACCTCAACAGATGCCGGTGCCACCTTTCGCTTCATTCAGCTCCCCTTCCACCTGGCTCAGCCTATCACCTACCACTTCCTCAATCCCGATCTGCTGGTGGCGCTTAGCATCGACGTGAGTCACACACACGTTtgatctacttttttttttttttaaaagtgcagACAATGTTATTGCAAGCACACTCATGACATGTCACGCCTTTGGGAGAAGAGGGTAAACACAACCAGTGTGTTCCTGTTCCTGACTTCCAGGGCGCTCTGTGGCTCTCGCTGGACTTTGGCACCGCATGGAATAAAGTGCATGATGGAGTGCATTCTTTCTCATGGTGAGAATCAACAGGATGTGACACACAAAACCACAGTTTCAAAGACATGAGACACCATTTttagatttgattcatattgaaAGTCTAATTTTTAGACTCTTTCTTTAGGGGAGCTGGCATCAATTTGTTCTTCAGTTCCAGCAAAGCAGACACAAGTAAGAGTGCAAAATTTACAGGTGTAAATAATTTGTCCAGTCCAACtggatctttaaaaaaaaaaaaatctccataaTATTTATCAAGTAAATTTGGTCTCCTGTTGTTGTAGTGGATGCAGAAGAGAGAGGCGATCTGCAGCTGAAGAGGACCAAAGACCTCGGGAAGACATTCACCGTCATCCACGAAGATGTCTACAGTTTTGGCTACATTGGAGCTTTTCTCTTCTTCTCGGTCATGGAAGATACGGTGAAACATCTTCAAATAACACACTGCTATCGATAATGCTATCAGatgacatttgtgttgtatttcCTGCCAGCGATCTCCAAGGGTCATGTATTTCTCATCCGACCAAGGAGACTCCTTCAGTCGAGCGCTACTCCCATCGGCGTCCACAGAACAGGTAAGAATTTCATAACTTTCCTAACTAAACCATATTTATAATCTTGTTTCagttacaaataaaaaaaggaagCCAAGTGAGGAAAAAAAGGTCACATTCAGGTTTTCAGCAAAAAAGGCTAACATTACTAGCAGCTAACATTATTTTGATGAATAAACCTTAAAGATAATGGATAATGCTCCTTGACTAAGATACTGACTAACAATGACTACTAACTATCTTAACGTCTCTATTTACGGTTCTCGTGTTTGGGATAGAATTAGCCTTTAGATTTTTAGCCTTTAGAATACTTCTTTACTGATTTATATCTTAATTATCTTTTGTTACTGAGTTCACTTTGGACAACTTGACTGAAGTGCTTGTCTTAGAAACTAGACGCTAATGGGACACGTATACCCAACGTTAGCATAGCATTGTTGTTCAATGAAAACCATTTATTCTCAAATGTGAGCATGTACAAATCAAATTCATTCAGTTCAGGGGTACAATTACCCTACATTTTTCAGCTACATTGGAACATTACCAAATGCAGCTCGCACAATTTGTTGAAATTTGATAACATAAAGCAGATTtaaaacacaatcacacacctTTTAATCAGATTTAGCTCCTTATAGCTGTTGATTAAACTGATGACAGTTCCAATAATGACCTTTTCCTTTTCAACACAGTTAGTGGTGAATTaaagtaaacaaacaaacaaacaaacaaacaaacaaacaaacaaacaaacaaacaaacaaacaaacaaacaaacaaacaaacacgcattaataaataaataaataaataaataaataaataaatacataaatacataaataaataaatttgacaacCCAAAACAAGTCAAACATATTCTCATGCCTCCTCCATCCTCATTTGTATGTGTTTACAGTTTTACTCCATCTTGGACGGAGACGAGGACATGCTCTTTATGCATGTGGACAATCCGGGAGGTAAAAACAAAGATGAAAATAACTAAAAACCTGGCACAAAAACTGTTTTTTCTTTGTTGTAATGGAAATACTCAACAGCAAATACTGAACTGGTTTCACGGGTTCTGGCTGCTGCTGACAAATCATTTCATCATACTCGTTGTGTTTGCCCAGCTGGACAATATTTTCTTTCACCACTTTCCTTTCCCATCAAGCCTTTTCCCCCTCTTCTTAACATCTCCTGTCTCCTAAAAAGCCACAATtccctcatttaaaaaaaaaattctggtatTAAGTTGACAGGACTTCAGATAAATCAAGGGAGATTAGATCTTTTGTCGCCAGCAGTGGGCAGGAGATTTAGCTTGCGCCTGCAAAAGGCTGACAAACATATCTGGAGATCAGGGTGtatcacaagaacacacacaaacacactctcaATGTGTTTGTGGTCTGTTTCAGCTGACCTTGTCCTTTATGACTGTACATGACAGATTTaagacttgacatctatttttttAGTAAAGTTTTAAACCAACAGCCAAACATACACAATTGGAAATGGGTAACAGTTTTTCGACTTTTGCAAAAGTCAAGATGTAATTGCTCAAGGATTCTCGAACCAAGAATAACCTTTATGGAGGTTAGATTTATGACCTTTACACTAGTTGTTGTTAGAAACACACCTAATTCAAATTTTCATGATCCTGATTAATTGGATCAGATGTGTTTAAAGCGATAAAACTCTAAAATATGCGGATTTGAGGACTCAAGTTTGATACCCCTGGGCTAGATTTATAACTTAAACCATTAACCCCTTCATTCCCAATGACAACTATAGACGTCTAAGATCTATtttaactgggttggcagtgaatgagttaagacaAACACACTGCAATGTTACACTATTGAGGGGttaattgtggtaaatttttggaCTCTCAAGGGTTTTCAGGACACAGACAAAAATCATACATGATTGTAAACTCCCGTAGACACCTACTTTGGGACCATGTACACATCAGATGACCGTGGCATCCTTTTCTCCAAATCCCTTGAGCGCCACTTGTTCGACGGGCAACGAAAAAGCGATTTCCGAAACATCACATCACTCCGCGGCGTGTACCTCACCAACAAACTGGACAAAGGTTAGGCGAGTCGGTTCCGGTGTCGTGTTGGACACGGTGTCAgagatttgatttgttttcatttgctgTTTCAGATGGGCGAATCAGATCTGTCATTTCATTTAATCGGGGAGGAACGTGGCATCGGATTTCCAAACCGTTGAATGTGGAATGTGGCGAGGAAGTGAAGAATGTGCGTTGAATGCGGTTCAATTGCGTTTATATTTGTCTAACCTATCACTGTTTTTCACAGTGCAACCTTCATATTCACGGAGAACACAGTCGCATTAATCACATCGTTCCAATGCTTCTCATGTCTGACCCCACTGCTGTCGGCCTGGTCATCGCACATGGTAACAGTCACAATTTGTTTTTTGATTCGGGTGTATGTACAACTCCCTTGTGGTTTAGGTTCCGTGGGTGACTGCCTGTCATCATGGCAGTATCCAGATGTGTTTGTGTCGTCTGATGGGGGTTACAACTGGAGGGGCACGCTGAGGGGTCCCCACCATTACAGTATACTGGATTCTGGCGGCCTCATTGTAGCTGTGGAGGCCCGACGTGATGGAAAAATCAAGACGATCAAGTACGAAACAGGcttattgttgttgacttctgcTCTTGTTGGTCATCCACAAACTTCATTCCATTTTAGTTGGCAGGTCCCCAACATAGGTTCCCAAAAGGTTTCATTATTGTGGTCCTATTTATTGTCTACAGGTTCTAAACCAGCTTCCAAGTGGCGATACTCGTGTTTTATTCACACCTCTTGAGATAAACTTTTCTGGTTGTGCCTCAGGTTCTCAACAGACGAAGGCCAATGCTGGAAGTCGTACAACTTCACTGAGCAGCCCCTCTTCTTCGCTGGCCTGGCTTCTGAACCAGGCACCAAGGCCATGAGCGTCAGCGTATGGGGCTTCCGTCCCGAGGATGATAACCAGCCCATGTGGGTGGCGATTACCATCGACTTCCAGAGCCTCATCACAAGAGAGTGTGGGTGGAAATATTAACTTAACTCTTACGCGGATCCTCCCTGACTTGAGATTCTGATATCATTCCTTAAGGTGATGATCAGGATTATGAGGAGTGGTTGGCGCACTCAACAATGGGAGGTGCTTTGGAGAGGGATGGCTGCATCTTGGGTGTCAAGGAAATATACCGGAGACGGAAGAAACAAGCCGTGTGTCGTAACGGTCGCGGCTATGTCACGATAAAGAAGGAAAGTCCCTGTCTGTGCACCAAAGAAGATTTTTTGTGGTGAGGACATCAAATCGCAACATATGGATTCATTCAGTAGCAAACTAGGGCTGTCACGatcgaatatttttagaatcgattattctaTCGATTAGTCTATCGATTATTTGAATAATCGGGTATAATTTTAT encodes:
- the si:dkey-159a18.1 gene encoding sortilin — its product is MIWRRIVAFCVLLHFGAEARTRTRRGAATSAGASRAPRGPAFESCRVSLTPAEHRVLDDNTHETGFNGDDGSYVILTWVGDGTGVILVLSTISAPIDTFLEGGSSRLYRSTDYGKSFHDISQNINHTFIKEEFGVSVGPGGSVILTADTPVVDHPGGIIFTSTDAGATFRFIQLPFHLAQPITYHFLNPDLLVALSIDGALWLSLDFGTAWNKVHDGVHSFSWGAGINLFFSSSKADTMDAEERGDLQLKRTKDLGKTFTVIHEDVYSFGYIGAFLFFSVMEDTRSPRVMYFSSDQGDSFSRALLPSASTEQFYSILDGDEDMLFMHVDNPGDTYFGTMYTSDDRGILFSKSLERHLFDGQRKSDFRNITSLRGVYLTNKLDKDGRIRSVISFNRGGTWHRISKPLNVECGEEVKNCNLHIHGEHSRINHIVPMLLMSDPTAVGLVIAHGSVGDCLSSWQYPDVFVSSDGGYNWRGTLRGPHHYSILDSGGLIVAVEARRDGKIKTIKFSTDEGQCWKSYNFTEQPLFFAGLASEPGTKAMSVSVWGFRPEDDNQPMWVAITIDFQSLITRECDDQDYEEWLAHSTMGGALERDGCILGVKEIYRRRKKQAVCRNGRGYVTIKKESPCLCTKEDFLCDYGYQHHENTSECVRQPDLHNKTLEMCLNGEEDELLTTGYRKVPSDRCEGGFSSQLVVQTVIRPCGVKPNLDSAAPHPTAPVTHFDTPQERMVLILVCAGAGIIVLAAIVSALVAIRRGVYQYRAPEYRFSNLQIQDDRNAATWDLESANSSNGTACPRDSDNQNLLQ